GCACAAGACGATATCAAAGCCTTAAAACGAGACTTTGGGTTTGAATTTGTGAACACGGCAGATACAATGATCAGTTCTCGATTGTTGTCTTTAGAACAAAGTTCTTTATCACATGTAGTAGAACATTACCATAAAGTAACACTTTCCAAAGTGGAACAAAAGTCCAACTGGGAAATTCGTCCTCTTCAAAAACAACAGCTAAAGTATGCAGCCCTTGACACTGCTTATTTAGAATCCATTTGGTTGAAAATGGAAGAAGAACTCAAACGTAGAGGTCTCTATGAAGAAGCTAAATCAGAATTTGAATTCATAGCTTCAGAAGAATACGTAGCAAAAGAAGGAGAAGGATTTTCTCTTGGAAAATTTCCTGACATCCTCAATTTTACTCCACTCGAAAGAAGAAAAATTTTAGAACTGCTTCGTTATCGTGACGAAAAAGCAAAACGAATCAACAAAGCAAGTTTTCGAGTTTTTAATAACGACAGATTGTCACAAGCCGTCAAAGAACAACCTAACGAAGAAAAATGTGTTGAGTGGTTTGGAAAAAAAGACGGAACTGAAATCTACAAACTACTCATTGCGGAATACAATGATCCTATCGACACATCGGAACTCTCAAAACGACATGGCGAAGACTTAAACGAAGACGAAAATCACAAATTTCAAAACGCAAAAAAATGGCGGCTCCGTATTATGCGCGCTAGACGGATGGAACATTCCCTTCTTCCTTCTAACAAACAACTCATTGTTATTTTACGTGCAGCACCAAAAACCTTAGAGGAACTAAAAGCCCTACATGTATTTTCTGATTGGAAAGTGCAGAACTATGGACCAAGTTTACTTGCTGCCATCCAAGGACTTCCTTTTGATTCAATGATCAACCGTTTGGTGGCCATTCGTTCCAAAGAAGCATTTGTTGCCAAACGTAGGAAAAAACAAAACCAAAACTCGAAAGACGAGGGTTGATGTTACCCTACCAGTCCTTTGTAGAAAAACTTTCAAGGGACTTCGACGAAATTCCTGACACAACGGAAGTCAAGTCAGGAGTAATCTTTCCATTATTTGGATCCAAAGAAATTGCAGAAGGAATGATCCTTACGGAACGTTCCAAAAATCTAAAGTCTCATCCTGGCCAAATTTCCTTTCCTGGCGGGGTCAAAGAAAAAGAAGATCCTAATCTTCTGATCACTGCCCTCAGAGAATGGGAAGAAGAAATGGGTGTGCATCGTTCTAGTTTGAATGTTCTAGGAAAACTAGAAGGCCTCCATACAAAGACTGGTTTTCACATCACCCCATTTTTGGCAACTTATGAGGGTGATTTTTCTTTTCAACATAACAAAGACGAGGTGGATCGGATCATCCTACTTCCTTTTTCTGACCTTTGGACCAAACCATTTTATGCGATTCAAATTCCTGGCAGAGATCATTTTGCTTATTATTTTGATTTAGGGGATGGCCTTCTTTGGGGTGCCACTTGCGAAATGATTTTGCGATTCCTAAGAGAGTATTCTTCTTTCAATCGAACTCCCCTTCTCGTGAAGCCAAATCTAGTCAAACCTCCTTATTTAGATCCCAAATCCCTCTAAGGTCTCTTTGGTTTTTCGCCGATGGTGTACAGGTGCGGAAAAAAAATAAAAATCAAGTTCAACCATTGACCAGATACTCTGTCTTCGTCAGTTGTATTTTATTTTTTCTTTCCAATCTTCCCCTGTCCACACAAATACAACCTAACAAACGATATGTGTTTATTCTCGATGCTAGCGGTTCCATGTCAGAAAAATGGGACGGGAAAACAAGGATGGCAGTTGCCAAAGAAAAATTATTACAGGTTCTTGGAGGATTGCCAAAGGATGTGAGTGTAGGCCTTGTCGCATACGGGAACCGGATCGCTGGTTGTTCTTCTGCCAGGTTGTATCATCCCATCCAGCGCGGGGCAGCCTCCATTGTAAGCCAAAAAATATCCTCTATCGTTCCAGCTGGATCAACACCGATTGCACAAACCTTAAACTTGGTTGGTGAGTTCCTTTTGAATGATGTACAAGAAACAGAAATTATTTTTATCTCCGATGGAGTCGAAAGTTGCGATGGAGATCCTAAATCCGTTTTGTACCAATGGAAACAATCGGGAAAAAAATTTCGAATGCAAATTCTAGGAATTGATATTGATCCCAAAGGGGAAGAAGACCTCAAACGACTTTCGATCTTGGGAGACGGAAATTATTATTCATTGAAGGGGCCGGAGGATTATGATTCTTCTTTCAAACGAATCTTTTTTAATCCGGAACTGGAACCAAACCTTGTTTCAGAAACAACCAACAAAAACCAACTCACTTCCTACCAAGACCAAATCAAAATCCTGAACATCCTTCCTTACGAAGATGGCTCCGAATCCGGTTATATTCTCAATTACGAATACACAGCAAAAGCCAACACTTCCTATATGGTTCAGTTGTATCTTTATCCAGTAGAAGAAAAACAAAGAAGTTTCCCCATTCCCCCACTCCGTGAGCGAAGGATGGGCGACCTGACAAAACTCCAAATCGAATTGAAGTCGGGTCCAGAAGGAAAAGGCCGATTTGTTTTCCCACTCCCCAAAGGAAAACGAATGAAAGCCTCAGCAGAACTTTGGGATTTAACAGGAGTTCCAAAAATTCTTGCTCTCTCGGAAGAAAAACCCATTCACGAGAATCCAAGTTCTAGCCGAAACTGAAAGTAATGAGACAGAATTCGACAGTTTGGACGAGTTGCCTACATGTGATTTTTACCTTAGGAATCTTAATTTCTATGGGGGTTTTTCCTCTCTTCGCAGACCGTTCCGTGAGCCAAATTTTTGCGGACGAACGAAACAAACAAGGGGAACTGCTCTATAAAAAAGCCAAAGAATTTTTAGAAGATCGGAATCACTACCAATCAGTGGAAACCTGCAAAAGCTTTTTATTACTCTATCCAGGGCATTCCAAAACACGTGAAGTGCGAAAAACTTTGAGTTCCAACTACCGAATGACAGGCGATGTATTAGCTCTCGCAGAAAACGAACTAAAAATTTACAAAGAATTTCCCAATACAGAAGAAGGACTCGAATCCTACTTAATTTCAGGCAAAGCCTATGTCCGTATGGGTCGGGAAGACAAGGCGTATCAGATTTTTCAGGACATTATCAAAAATACGTATTCTAGCAAAATTGCACAAGAAGCCGAATTAGAACTGACTCAGATGGAAATTTTGGGAGAGAGTAAAAATAAGTAATTTTTACGAAAATATTGCCCTAGGGATCTCCGATAATAAACTAGGCACGTTGAGCAAAAAGGGTTCAGAGATTTAAGAATGTCGTTTTTTCAAATGGTTACTTTCCCAGCGAACTCCTACATCATTGTAGAGGGGAAAAAGGATGCGAACAATTTCTATATCATCCGTGAGGGGAAGGTACGTGTCACTCGTGAGACTGCTGTTGTGGGAGAAGATCCAAACCAAGTTTTAGGGCCTGGTGACTTCTTCGGTGTGGTTGCTGCCATGAGCCAACACCCTCAAATTGAATCTGCCACTTCACTTACCAACGTATCTTTAATCTCTGTTAGTTATGACCAATTTGGAACCTTAATCCAAAAGTCCACTGCCGTTGCGATGAATATCATTCGTTTCTTCTCCATGAAGTTACGACAATTTGATACCACCATCACAAGGTTATCCTTTCGAAATGCCGTCGAAGAAGATCCAAACGAACTTTTTAAAATCGGTGAATATTACTTCCAACAGCAAAATACATCCCATGCGACATTTGCTTACCAAAGTTATTTAAAACACCTTCCGAATGGTCAGTTTGTGCCACAGGCAAAACTACGTTTGCAAACCAGCAACCAACCATTCCAAGCTCCTCCCATCGATTACAATAAATTCAATCGAAACTATAAAGATAGTGAGATGATCTTTTGTGAACACGAACCAGGTAAGGAATTATTCATTCTACAAAGTGGAAAGGTTAAAATTTCCAAAATTGTAAACCAAAACGAGGTGATGCTCGCGGTTCTCCAAGCGGGAGATATTTTTGGGGAGATGGCCATCCTCGACAACAAACCTCGTTCAGCCTCTGCTGTGGCTGCGGGGGATGTGGAACTACTTGCTATCAACAAAGCCAACTTTGAAGGGATGGTAAAAGCCCAACCACAATTGGCGACAAGGCTTATCACTCTTTTATCTGAACGAATTTGGATCGCTTATAAACAACTTGCGAACCTACTTCTAAAAGACCCACAAGGTCGAATTGTGGATACTCTTATGACTTTGGCCGAAAAAAATCGAATCAAAGTGGCTCCCAAACAAGCCTATAATTTTGAAATTGGGACCAAAGACCTGCTCAAAATGGTGGGTTTAACGGATCCAAAAGATGAACTCCTGATCTCCGACATCATGAAGAATAATAAATTTATTCGTATGGACATGGGAAAAATTGTTTGTACGGACATGGCAGAACTGGAAAAACTCGTCCAATTCTATCATAAAAAGGCTAACATGGAGAATAAGCTCAAGAAGCTGAAATAACTTCTTGCCAACTTTCCTCTCCTGACTTACGTTAGAGGCCAGCAAAATATGAGTGATAAGATACTAGTTGAAGAAAAGGGAAACACGATCCGCGTTCGTTTTATGGATCAGATTCTCGATGGAAACGCACCAGAGTTAAGAGAAATTTTAGCAGAGATTCTGGAAAAGAACGTTCAGGAAATCTTTTTGGATTTAGAAAAAGTGGTGATTGTGAGTTCTCTTGGGATCTCTCGTTTACTTTCCTTCAAAAACAAAGCCGATGAAAAGAAAATGACAGTAAAAATTGTCAATATCCAAGAAAAACTAAAAGAAACTTTGAAGAAATTGATGTTAGATCAGTTTTTTGGCCTGTAACCAATTTTAGTTTTGGTTTCAGAATCCCAATCTAAAAATCCACCTCTAGTCTCTGGAGGTGCGGTTGTACTGTTTACCAATTCGTTTTCACTAAATCCAAATCATAACAATTTGAATTGATTTTTGAATGAATCTAATTCCTATATCCCGTTATGCCAAAACGCATTGAAAAGATACTGAATCGGTTACAACTAGTTCATCTTACAAAAGGATTAAGTGATGAAAATGCTCGTGCTTTGCGAGTGAATGCCACTTTCCAGGCGATTATGTTTTTGATCCCCACCTTGTTGTTACCAGTAATTTATTTTACTGAACCTCCCGAAACTCATTTAGCTTCTTTTATTTCTTATCTGATTTTTGTTTTGCCTCTTGGATATTCACGTTATCTTTTATATAAAGGAAGTTATGCGATGAGTGCAGTGTTTGCACTTTCCGCAAGTAATTTCCATATAACTTCACTTTCCATTTTACAAGCTGACGATCCAGCTCCCCTCGGATTTTTGCTTTTTGCAGTTATCCCTTTTTTGATGATCCCTAGAAAAAATATCCAACTAAGATGGTTCTTTGTGAGTTTATCTGGATTTTTGTTTTTGGGTTCACAATATTACTATAGAGTTATGGGTAAGGAAGGTCTATTTGGTCCGCCAAAATGGGTTGTACCAGCAGATTATCTAATGCCCCCACTGGTATTACTTGTTTTCTTTTTCATCCTACTTATCAATCAGTTTGTAAAAGCAGTAAATAAAGCCGAAGACAAACTCATAGCGGAACACCAAAAGTCAGAAAGCCTTTTATTAAATGTATTACCACTAGAAGTTGCAAGAGAATTAAAACAAAATGGAGTCAGTAAGCCGAGACATTATTCATCAGCAACGGTTTGTTTTACCGACTTTGAAGGATTTACAAAAATTGCAGAGACCCTTTCACCTTCCGAACTAGTAGAAGAACTAGATCGTTGTTTTTCTTATTTTGATAGTTTGATGGAACGCCACAAACTAGAAAAACTCAAAACCATTGGAGATAGTTATATGTTTGTTGGTGGAATTCCAAAATCCAATGCCACTCATGCAATTGACAGTGTTTTGGCAGCACTCGAAATCCAAGCTTTTATGAACCAAATGAAAGAAATCAAAGCCGTTCAAGGATTACCATATTGGGAACTTCGACTCGGAATTCATTCTGGGGAACTGATCGCGGGTGTGATCGGAGATAAAAAATTTGCCTATGATGTTTGGAGCGATACAGTGAATACAGCCAGCCGGTGTGAATCTTCGGGAATGACGGGAAAAATCAATATTTCCTCATCTACTTACGAACTCATAAAGGATTTTTTCCAATGCGAATATAGGGGAGAAGTCCCCGCAAAACACAAAGGAAATATTAAAATGTATTTTGTGGAAGGACTCCTTCCCGAATTACAAAGGGAAGGACATCCTAAAATTCCTAACCAAGAGTTTACGAAACGTTATTCTGCACTTAGTGCAATTTCATAACGAAAACCTTATTGCAGATTTAAAAACCTTGGTTTTTTAAGTCTGCTTCCATCATGATTTGAACCAATTCTTTGAATTTTACTTTTGGTTCCCAACCTAACTGACGTTTTGCTTTTTCAGGATTTCCAATGAGAAGTTCTACTTCAGTTGGTCTGTAGTATTTTGGATCGATTTTAACAAGAATTTGTCCGGTTTTTTTGTCTTTACCAACTTCTTTCTCAGCTTTGCCTTCCCAAACTACTTCGAATCCCGCAATTTTATAAGCCTCTTCGATAAACTCACGAACTGTATGTGTTTCATTTGTGGCAACAACGTAGTCATCAGGAGTGTCTTTTTGTAACATCATCCACATCATTTCTACGTAGTCAGGAGCATATCCCCAGTCACGTTTGGAATCAATATTGCCCATAGTGATGTGTGGGAGTTTTCCTGCTTTTACTTCGGAGACTCCGATGGTCACTTTTCTGGTCACAAAAGCCTCACCGCGACGGGGAGATTCATGATTGAATAAAATTCCATTAGATGCGTGCAAATTGTACGCTTCACGATAGTTAACAACTGCCCAATACGCATAAAGTTTAGCCACAGCATACGGAGAACGAGGATAAAATGGAGTTTTTTCCGTTTGTGGAACTTCTTGGACAAGTCCGTAAAGTTCTGAAGTTGATGCTTGGTAAAAACGAGTATTAATTCCTGTTTGTTTAATCGCATCTAAAATCCGTAAGGTTCCAACGGCATCCACTTCCGCAGTGTATTCTGGTACTTCGAAGGAAACCTGAACATGGGACTGTGCCGCCAAGTTATAGATTTCCGATGGTTGGATTTTTTCTAAAATACGGTTTAGGTTGGAGGAATCCGTCATATCTCCGTAGTGGAGGTGGAGGTTTGGGTTTCCGTGCAGATGTTCAATGCGATTGCGATTGAAAAGGCTCGTTCTACGAACGATCCCGTGGACTTCGTATCCTTTTTGGAGGAGGAGTTCTGCCAGGTAGGAACCGTCTTGGCCTGTGATTCCGGTAATAAGTGCTTTTTTCATAGATCAGGGATCAGTATTTTAAATTTCTTTCGTAAGAAAAGGAAAAATGAACCTAGAAAGGTAAATATTCTCAAAAAGTAACACCAATTTCCTCCCCAGTTCCCCTTCTCACATCAATTCCAAGAATTATCACCTCCCAAGCCCGGCTCTAAAACAAACCTTCAAAAACTTTGGCCTTCTTCGTGGTCAAAAGAAACGGACGGCCAAAAGAATTGGTGAGTGAACCATCGGGATTGACTCCCGTAGCTTGGTAAATGGTGGCGATAAGATCTCTCACATGTAGAGCTTCTTTGGGATTTACTGGTTTGGATCCTGTTTCATCTGTTTCTCCTAATACAAAACCTTTGGTAAAGGGACCCCCTCCGAGTAAAGTCGACCAAACTTTAGGGTGGTGATCACGACCATCCCTCGATCCGACATCAGGGGTTCTGCCAAATTCGCTGGTAAGAACAAATAACGTTTGTTTAATGAGACCGGTATTGTTTAAGTCTTCTAATAAAGAAGCAATTCCCATATCTGTTTCTTTCATAATTTTTGTCACTTGTGCTTTGTTGCCTGTATGTGTGTCCCAACCTCCAATAGAGATATGAATGAAAGGAACTTCCTGTACCGCGAGTCGTTTCGCCAGTAACATAGCCTTCCCTTGCCATGTGGTTCCGTATCTTGCTCTTGTTTTTTCATCTTCCAAACTAATGCGAAAACTATCGATGTTTTTGGAATTTCGAAACTCTTCTGCTGCCACGAGCATATTTTTCCAATGTTTGGATTCCTTTGTGGGATAGGTTTTAGAAAATTCCTCATTCATAAAAGAAACCAAATCTTTTCTTCGAAGAATTCGATCTTCTGCAAATTTTCCATAGGAGGGATTCAAATGTTGGATGGGTTCATCCACATTCCCAACATGATAACCAGAATAATCGATTCCTAAAAATCCTGAATTTCCATTTTTCCCACCACGGCCACCAATCGTAACATAACTTGGAAAGTAGGAAGATTTAACTTTTGATTTTTTTGCATAAGCAATCACTGCACCGAAATGAGGGATGTCGGGAAAGCCCATAGCTTCTGTCATTCGATACCCTGTACCCAGTAACATTTGTGCAAACCCATGATCTCCTTCTTCACTCCATGTAGAGCGAATGATGCCAATCGAATGCAGTTGTTTGGCGGTAAGAGAAAACGGTTCTAAGACAGATAATCCTGAAATACTAGAACTTACTTTTCCAAACGCACTATTCGGTTTTGGATCTAATGTATCTACATGGCTCATCCCTCCCATCATTTCAATAAAGATAACTGACTTTACTTTGGAAGGAAGGGCAATGGACTCCTCCTCTTCTTCTTCCGCACCTAAACTACCAAACGGACCTGTAGAAAATAAAAAAGGACTGAGTCCTAAACTGAGAATTGATTTTTTTAGAAATTCTTTGCGATCCATTTTGATTCCTTAATTGATATGTTGGAACTCTTGGCTATTGATAAGAGCCCAGAGAATGTCTTGGAGCAGGTCTTTGTCAAAAACACTATCCGGTTTTGACATGAGTGATTTTATCTTTTCCTTTTCTCCAACACTTGGCTCTCGACCTAAAAGTCGAAAATAAAGATTGGAGATAACCAAATTCATTGATTTTATTTGATCAAACTCTTGTTTCACCAAAGACTCTTTATTCCCAAAATCCCAAATTAGTTTTCCAACCACACGACCATTCATTAAAGTTAACATTTGTTCAATGGTAAGTTCCGAGATATCATCCGAAATATCCACCCGTGGACCAGATCCAAAAACTGATAAAATGGTATGGTAAGGAGCAGGTCTTTCCACCTCGGAAGCATTCGAGAATTCTTTTAAGTTGTCCTGAGGGATACGAACCGAACCTGTACCAGTCAAATCATAGGGTTTTTGATCCATAAGACCCGAGAGCCAAGATAAATTCCTTTCCCGAATGTTACTGATCTTTTGGGAATCAGAGACTCGTATGAGAGAGTTCAGGAGTTGGTCACTGTCCAATCGTTTCGGCGAAAAATACCGAATGGGGTCTTGTTCGTTTGGACTTTTTGTCAGGGAACGATTGTAAGCATTGGAAGTGACAATGTATAAAATGAGTTCTTTCAGTTTTAAGTGGTTCGCCAAAAAGTAAGAATCCAAATGGTTTAAGATCTCTTCTCCAGTCACCACAGTATCTTCATTCCAATCATCGAGGGGAGTGAAAAAACTCCAACCCATAAGTTCCGTCCACACTCGGTTGATGATTACTTTTCGAAACCGATCATTGGATTTATTTGTTAACCAATCAGCAAAAACTTTCCTACGATCCTCACCGGGTTTTAATTTGGCCTCTTTTCCATCTAAAAACTTTGGCCTTACCAAATCACCACCGGGGGCATCATCTGTGTGCGGAAAACGAAGACCTAGTTTTGGTTGGTAGAAAAGTGTGGCATACTCTACTTCATGTTTCTTTTGGTAGTCTTTTCGTTGTTCGTCGGTCCATTTGTTCCAATTGTCTCTGTTCCATTCATTGTTTTTATCTTGGAGATTTTTTTGGTCTTCCATTGGAAGATGCACTTCTAATTCTCTGGGAACATAACTTAATGTTTTTCCATATCGATCCACTTCCCAAGATCCATCGCGATAGAACTGTTGGCTAAAAAAAGCCGCAAGAGCATAATAATCCCTTCTAGTAAAATCTGAGATGTATGGATGGTCATGACATCTAGCACAAGCCACCCGTTTTGCATAAAACAACCTTCCCACATACTCTGCCGTTTGTAATGGATCTGCTCCATCACGAATATAAAACATAGTAGCCGGTGATTCTTTTACATTGCCTGTAGATGTTAACATTTCTTGTATCAATTGGTCATAGGGTTTGTTTTTGTGAATGGATCCTGCAATGTATTCAAAAAAAGTACCTGTAGGGATTTTACGTCCTTTGGATTTGTCTCGTAACATGGAAGTAAACTTAGTTCCCCAGTATTCGGCAAACTCGGGTTGTTTTAAAAAACGAACCGCAAAGGATTCTAAATTTTGGTCTTTGGAATCGGAGGGAAGTGAGTCCAACTCTTTCCATTCGGTGACACTGGGAATCACACCTCGCAAATGAAGGGAGAGTCTTCGAAAGGTGATTTTCCTTTCCGCCTTAACTATATTAGGTGATAATTTCAAATACAAACTATCAAGTGGATGAACTGTATTCTGTTTTGATCGAGACTGAACATATCCGAGAGAGAGAATCAGAATGACAAAAGAAACAAGGAAATAGCGAAACTTAAGAACTAGATTTAGTACCAATCTCATGTTGGAAAGATTCTATGTGGGATTTTACGAATTGAAAATATTTTTCTTGCAAAAGTCAATTTTTTGCAGATAAACCTTGGTTGCGATGGCAGAAGAAAGAATCTATGAAATGCTTTGGGACTGCGAATTTTGCGGGTCCAAAAAATTACTCGGTAAAACACATAGGCATTGTCCCAATTGTGGTGCCACACAGGATCCAAGTCGTCGATACTTTCCAAACGATGCAGACAAAGTTGCTGTCCAAGACCATATCTATTATGGAGTTGATAAGGTTTGTCCTTTTTGCCAAACCCCCAATGGAGCCAAAGCCACGTTCTGCGGAAACTGTGGGGGTTCCTTAGATGGTGCACAAAATGTAAAACTTCGTTCTAACCAAGACGGTCTCACGGAAGACTCTGTTCAGAAAGCAAAAGAAGATTTAGCTTTTCCGAATTCTGACTTTGTCAAACCTCATCCCAAAACTCCGAAATGGGTTTTGTGGTTACTTGGAACCATTGTTTTCGGTGGGATTGGATTTGTTTGCCTTGGCGTTTTATGGACTGAAAAAGTAGAACTACAAATCACTCATCATGAATGGTCTCGCACCATTGCCATCGACCAATTCAAACCAGTTTCCGAATCCGAATGGTGTGACTCAATGCCTATGGGTGCGTACAGTGTGTCCAGAAGTCGCCAAATCAGAAATTATAACAGCATTCCTGATGGAGAAGATTGTCATACAGTTCGTTCAGATCGTGGAGACGGAACCTTTTCAGAAAGTGAAAGTTGTACCACCAAATATAGACAAGAGCCCGTTTATGATGACCACTGCAGTTACCGCATCGATAAATGGGCCTTTGATCGCAACGCAATTGCCAAAGGATTTGGAACCACACAAGAACCCTATTGGCCCACTCCCCAAATTCGAGAATGTGCTACCACAAACATTGGTTGTGAACGATTAGGACCCAAGGAAGAAAAATATATAGTTCATTTCACAGAGTCCAGCGGAGAAACCAAAGGAGAAAAACATGATTGCGATTTTGATTATGCAAAATGGAAATCTCTCCCAACCAAAGGACTTTACCAAACAGAAAAAAGTGTCATCTTTAACTACATCACTTGTGACACCATACAAACGTTAGAAGATTCTATAACAGAGGAATAAAATGGACCAAACTTGGTTAAAAACAACATTAGAACGTTTTAAGAACGAACAAGATCCCATTCGAAAGTTTTTAAAAGAAACTAAACTATTTGAAGAAGCTCTTGCCAACCAAGAGTATGAAAAAACCGATCTTCTCATCCGAAAAGAACTGGGAGGAATTCTAAACTCTTTTAAGGAAAGTTTTCGTAAATTGGAAGAAGGTTTTGTGGCTAAGGCCCAAATCCAAAACATCGGAAAAACAAATCCGGCGACAACACTTCTAGACCGAATCATTATGAAGGTGAGTTCTGCTGGGTATGGGCTCAATGGACTTGGCACTGGGGTCAAAGCCACTGCAGAAGAAATGGAAAAATTACTAAACCATGACTTTTCGATGTTGGAAAAAGTGGGGAACATACAAAAAGAAATTTTGGATATCCTACCTAGTTCTTTTGCAACAAACCCAGAAGCGGCAATTGAATCTATCAACAAATTACTGTTAGATTTCGAAACACAATTTGAATCAAGAAACTCTATCTTTTTAAAATAATAAAATAAGGAAATAAACCATGGCACTAATCGATAGAATAAAATTTGAAGGAAGTCCCAATGAAATCGTTTGGAAATATCCATCCGATGAAATCAGTACCGCAGGACAACTGATAGTGGATGAAAACCAAGAAGCCA
This genomic stretch from Leptospira meyeri harbors:
- a CDS encoding vWA domain-containing protein: MTRYSVFVSCILFFLSNLPLSTQIQPNKRYVFILDASGSMSEKWDGKTRMAVAKEKLLQVLGGLPKDVSVGLVAYGNRIAGCSSARLYHPIQRGAASIVSQKISSIVPAGSTPIAQTLNLVGEFLLNDVQETEIIFISDGVESCDGDPKSVLYQWKQSGKKFRMQILGIDIDPKGEEDLKRLSILGDGNYYSLKGPEDYDSSFKRIFFNPELEPNLVSETTNKNQLTSYQDQIKILNILPYEDGSESGYILNYEYTAKANTSYMVQLYLYPVEEKQRSFPIPPLRERRMGDLTKLQIELKSGPEGKGRFVFPLPKGKRMKASAELWDLTGVPKILALSEEKPIHENPSSSRN
- a CDS encoding NUDIX hydrolase, which encodes MMLPYQSFVEKLSRDFDEIPDTTEVKSGVIFPLFGSKEIAEGMILTERSKNLKSHPGQISFPGGVKEKEDPNLLITALREWEEEMGVHRSSLNVLGKLEGLHTKTGFHITPFLATYEGDFSFQHNKDEVDRIILLPFSDLWTKPFYAIQIPGRDHFAYYFDLGDGLLWGATCEMILRFLREYSSFNRTPLLVKPNLVKPPYLDPKSL
- a CDS encoding STAS domain-containing protein; amino-acid sequence: MSDKILVEEKGNTIRVRFMDQILDGNAPELREILAEILEKNVQEIFLDLEKVVIVSSLGISRLLSFKNKADEKKMTVKIVNIQEKLKETLKKLMLDQFFGL
- a CDS encoding ribonuclease D; the encoded protein is MQINSNYILVDTAKALDLALINLRQSKIMSIDTESSGYYTYYPKVCLIQINSNGKNYLIDPLKITNLSALGPLFKDENILKIFHSAQDDIKALKRDFGFEFVNTADTMISSRLLSLEQSSLSHVVEHYHKVTLSKVEQKSNWEIRPLQKQQLKYAALDTAYLESIWLKMEEELKRRGLYEEAKSEFEFIASEEYVAKEGEGFSLGKFPDILNFTPLERRKILELLRYRDEKAKRINKASFRVFNNDRLSQAVKEQPNEEKCVEWFGKKDGTEIYKLLIAEYNDPIDTSELSKRHGEDLNEDENHKFQNAKKWRLRIMRARRMEHSLLPSNKQLIVILRAAPKTLEELKALHVFSDWKVQNYGPSLLAAIQGLPFDSMINRLVAIRSKEAFVAKRRKKQNQNSKDEG
- a CDS encoding Crp/Fnr family transcriptional regulator, with product MSFFQMVTFPANSYIIVEGKKDANNFYIIREGKVRVTRETAVVGEDPNQVLGPGDFFGVVAAMSQHPQIESATSLTNVSLISVSYDQFGTLIQKSTAVAMNIIRFFSMKLRQFDTTITRLSFRNAVEEDPNELFKIGEYYFQQQNTSHATFAYQSYLKHLPNGQFVPQAKLRLQTSNQPFQAPPIDYNKFNRNYKDSEMIFCEHEPGKELFILQSGKVKISKIVNQNEVMLAVLQAGDIFGEMAILDNKPRSASAVAAGDVELLAINKANFEGMVKAQPQLATRLITLLSERIWIAYKQLANLLLKDPQGRIVDTLMTLAEKNRIKVAPKQAYNFEIGTKDLLKMVGLTDPKDELLISDIMKNNKFIRMDMGKIVCTDMAELEKLVQFYHKKANMENKLKKLK
- a CDS encoding tetratricopeptide repeat protein, with translation MRQNSTVWTSCLHVIFTLGILISMGVFPLFADRSVSQIFADERNKQGELLYKKAKEFLEDRNHYQSVETCKSFLLLYPGHSKTREVRKTLSSNYRMTGDVLALAENELKIYKEFPNTEEGLESYLISGKAYVRMGREDKAYQIFQDIIKNTYSSKIAQEAELELTQMEILGESKNK
- the gmd gene encoding GDP-mannose 4,6-dehydratase; the protein is MKKALITGITGQDGSYLAELLLQKGYEVHGIVRRTSLFNRNRIEHLHGNPNLHLHYGDMTDSSNLNRILEKIQPSEIYNLAAQSHVQVSFEVPEYTAEVDAVGTLRILDAIKQTGINTRFYQASTSELYGLVQEVPQTEKTPFYPRSPYAVAKLYAYWAVVNYREAYNLHASNGILFNHESPRRGEAFVTRKVTIGVSEVKAGKLPHITMGNIDSKRDWGYAPDYVEMMWMMLQKDTPDDYVVATNETHTVREFIEEAYKIAGFEVVWEGKAEKEVGKDKKTGQILVKIDPKYYRPTEVELLIGNPEKAKRQLGWEPKVKFKELVQIMMEADLKNQGF
- a CDS encoding adenylate/guanylate cyclase domain-containing protein codes for the protein MPKRIEKILNRLQLVHLTKGLSDENARALRVNATFQAIMFLIPTLLLPVIYFTEPPETHLASFISYLIFVLPLGYSRYLLYKGSYAMSAVFALSASNFHITSLSILQADDPAPLGFLLFAVIPFLMIPRKNIQLRWFFVSLSGFLFLGSQYYYRVMGKEGLFGPPKWVVPADYLMPPLVLLVFFFILLINQFVKAVNKAEDKLIAEHQKSESLLLNVLPLEVARELKQNGVSKPRHYSSATVCFTDFEGFTKIAETLSPSELVEELDRCFSYFDSLMERHKLEKLKTIGDSYMFVGGIPKSNATHAIDSVLAALEIQAFMNQMKEIKAVQGLPYWELRLGIHSGELIAGVIGDKKFAYDVWSDTVNTASRCESSGMTGKINISSSTYELIKDFFQCEYRGEVPAKHKGNIKMYFVEGLLPELQREGHPKIPNQEFTKRYSALSAIS
- a CDS encoding DUF1501 domain-containing protein, producing the protein MDRKEFLKKSILSLGLSPFLFSTGPFGSLGAEEEEEESIALPSKVKSVIFIEMMGGMSHVDTLDPKPNSAFGKVSSSISGLSVLEPFSLTAKQLHSIGIIRSTWSEEGDHGFAQMLLGTGYRMTEAMGFPDIPHFGAVIAYAKKSKVKSSYFPSYVTIGGRGGKNGNSGFLGIDYSGYHVGNVDEPIQHLNPSYGKFAEDRILRRKDLVSFMNEEFSKTYPTKESKHWKNMLVAAEEFRNSKNIDSFRISLEDEKTRARYGTTWQGKAMLLAKRLAVQEVPFIHISIGGWDTHTGNKAQVTKIMKETDMGIASLLEDLNNTGLIKQTLFVLTSEFGRTPDVGSRDGRDHHPKVWSTLLGGGPFTKGFVLGETDETGSKPVNPKEALHVRDLIATIYQATGVNPDGSLTNSFGRPFLLTTKKAKVFEGLF